A genomic segment from uncultured Alistipes sp. encodes:
- a CDS encoding M20 family metallopeptidase, translated as MTPVEFRRHLHAHPELSFREHDTAAFIETQLDRLGIGHRRIAQTGVLATIRGTKTPENDKHAVVLRADIDALPITEQNDVPWRSQNDGVMHACGHDVHAAVLFGVVQQLAAAPAFRGTVLALFQPGEECNPGGASLVLAEKPFDGYDIRAVVGEHVESQMEVGTLGFRAGKYMAASDELRFRIHGSGGHGAMRKQLKDPVAAGAEFLTRLLALNGEECVLSIGRVEAAGATNIVPDEVYMEGTLRTFDEQERGIIHRRIGNIAAEIDSRYGVSTRVDISHGYPCVVNDELLVKRAVTLAKADGLKVEMLPLRTTAEDFGFYCRQYPSIFYRLGVGTAAGRSHTGSFNPDERAIDTGIGFMYRLALQILEK; from the coding sequence ATCACACCCGTCGAATTCCGGCGCCACCTGCACGCCCATCCCGAACTCTCGTTCCGGGAGCACGACACGGCCGCCTTCATCGAAACGCAACTCGACCGGCTCGGAATCGGACACCGCCGAATCGCCCAAACCGGCGTGCTGGCAACCATCCGGGGGACGAAAACCCCCGAAAACGACAAACATGCCGTCGTGCTGCGCGCCGACATCGACGCCCTGCCCATTACCGAACAAAACGACGTCCCGTGGCGGTCGCAAAACGACGGCGTCATGCACGCCTGCGGACACGACGTCCATGCCGCCGTGCTCTTCGGGGTTGTGCAGCAGCTCGCCGCCGCACCCGCATTCCGGGGTACGGTTCTGGCCCTCTTCCAGCCCGGCGAGGAGTGCAACCCCGGCGGCGCCTCGCTCGTGCTGGCCGAGAAGCCATTCGACGGCTACGATATCCGGGCCGTCGTCGGCGAGCACGTTGAATCGCAAATGGAGGTCGGTACCCTGGGATTCCGGGCCGGGAAGTACATGGCCGCCAGCGACGAACTCCGCTTCCGCATCCACGGATCGGGCGGGCACGGCGCCATGCGCAAGCAGCTCAAGGATCCCGTGGCCGCCGGGGCTGAATTCCTCACCCGGCTGCTCGCCCTCAACGGCGAGGAGTGCGTCCTCTCGATCGGGCGTGTCGAGGCCGCCGGAGCCACGAACATCGTCCCCGACGAAGTCTACATGGAGGGGACGCTCCGCACCTTCGACGAGCAGGAACGCGGAATCATCCACCGCCGCATCGGCAACATCGCCGCGGAGATCGATTCCCGCTACGGCGTCTCGACGCGCGTGGACATCAGCCACGGCTATCCGTGCGTCGTGAACGACGAACTGCTCGTCAAACGCGCCGTGACCCTCGCCAAGGCCGACGGCCTGAAGGTCGAGATGCTGCCCCTGCGCACCACGGCCGAGGATTTCGGGTTCTACTGCCGCCAGTACCCCTCGATCTTCTACCGGCTCGGCGTGGGAACCGCCGCCGGTCGCTCCCATACGGGCTCCTTCAACCCCGATGAACGTGCCATCGATACGGGTATCGGATTCATGTACAGGCTGGCCCTGCAAATTCTGGAAAAATAA